The following coding sequences are from one Scylla paramamosain isolate STU-SP2022 chromosome 21, ASM3559412v1, whole genome shotgun sequence window:
- the LOC135111071 gene encoding growth factor receptor-bound protein 2 — protein MEAGAKHDFNATAEDELSFRKGQILKVLNMEDDMNWYRAELDGRDGLIPSNYIEMRSHEWYYGRITRADAEKLLHNKHEGAFLIRVSESSPGDFSLSVKCGDGVQHFKVLRDAQGKFFLWVVKFNSLNELVEYHRSASVSRSHDIKLKDMTPEEFLVQALYDFTPQEHGELEFKRGDVITVTDRSDQHWWTGEMGNRRGLFPATYVAPYHT, from the exons ATGGAGGCAGGTGCAAAACATGACTTCAATGCTACTGCTGAGGATGAACTCAGCTTTAGAAAAGGGCAGATTTTAAAG GTGCTGAATATGGAAGATGACATGAACTGGTATAGAGCAGAACTAGATGGCAGAGATGGACTCATCCCTAGCAACTATATTGAAATGAGAAGTCATGA GTGGTATTATGGAAGGATAACAAGAGCTGATGCAGAAAAACTCTTACATAATAAGCATGAAGGAGCGTTTCTTATAAGAGTCAGTGAAAGTTCTCCAGGagatttttctctttcagtcaA atgtggtgatggtgttcaaCACTTTAAGGTCCTAAGAGATGCACAAGGAAAGTTTTTCCTGTGGGTTGTAAAATTCAACTCCTTAAACGAATTGGTCGAATACCATCGATCTGCCTCTGTGTCCCGCTCACATGACATCAAGCTCAAAGACATGACTCCGGAAGAG ttTTTAGTGCAGGCACTGTATGACTTCACTCCACAAGAACATGGAGAATTAGAATTCAAGCGAGGCGATGTGATCACCGTAACAGACCGATCAGACCAACACTGGTGGACTGGTGAAATGGGAAATCGGAGGGGTCTTTTTCCTGCTACTTATGTTGCACCTTATCATACATAG